A section of the Callithrix jacchus isolate 240 chromosome 14, calJac240_pri, whole genome shotgun sequence genome encodes:
- the LOC128929603 gene encoding uncharacterized protein LOC128929603: MSQRQPGQGGQSGPPLRPPGGAGAVPDRSGPQGVAGSGDTEGSSAEGLGWEVRVPHPASRALAAAPPQGESDQPEGGGRVPGGPTAGVGATAGAEKRRPGRSLPLAARGPPARPLPSARTTTTLARSGARRGSAGPHVCALPGGGVPGRARAAVRGGRGVPRTPSLLLLPPPRPPLPLPSSCAVPSSARVGGSARRARSGQALREAGAPGGGGGGRDGGGGGGAGRETLPLCALRPGGGGQAALPSPASRP; the protein is encoded by the exons ATGAGCCAGCGGCAGCCGGGACAGGGGGGTCAGTCGGGCCCGCCGCTCAGGCCTCCCGGGGGCGCCGGGGCCGTCCCGGACCGCTCGGGCCCACAGGGAGTGGCAGGAAGTGGGGACACCGAGGGCAGCTCGGCCGAGGGCCTAGGCTGGGAGGTCCGCGTGCCCCACCCCGCCTCGCGGGCTCTGGCTGCAGCCCCACCACAGGGCGAGAGTGACCAGCCCGAAGGGGGCGGCCGCGTCCCGGGAGGGCCGACCGCGGgggtgggagccactgcaggtGCAGAGAAGCGGCGGCCCGGCCGGAGCCTGCCCCTAGCCGCTCGCGGGCCGCCCGCCCGACCCCTCCCCTCAGCGAGAACCACCACCACCCTCGCCCGGTCCGGGGCCCGGCGGGGCTCGGCGGGGCCGCACGTGTGCGCCCTCCCGGGCGGGGGAGTCCCCGGGCGAGCACGTGCCGCGGTGCGCGGGGGGCGGGGAGTCCCGCGGACGCCTTcattgctgctgctgccgccgccgcggccgccgctgcctcttccttcctcctgcgCCGTCCCCTCCTCGGCCCGGGTGGGGGGCTCCGCGCGCCGAGCTCGGTCGGGCCAGGCGCTCCGGGAGGCGGGCGCcccaggcggcggcggcggcggccgcgaCGGTGGTGGCGGCGGCGGTGCGGGCCGAGAAACTTTGCCCCTTTGTGCGCTCCGCCCCGGAGGCGGCGGGCAG GCAGCGCTGCCTTCTCCAGCGTCCAGACCCTAG